The following coding sequences are from one uncultured Bacteroides sp. window:
- a CDS encoding sodium-translocating pyrophosphatase — MDSLLFWLIPVAAIAALCFAFYFYREMMMESEGTPQMVKIAAAVRKGAMSYLKQQYKVVAWVFLGLVILFSIMAYGFGVQNTWVPVAFLTGGFFSGLSGFLGMKTATYASARTANAARTSLNAGLRIAFRSGAVMGLVVVGLGLLDISFWYLLLNWAIPADVLTPTHKLCLITTTMLTFGMGASTQALFARVGGGIYTKAADVGADLVGKVEAGIPEDDPRNPATIADNVGDNVGDVAGMGADLYESYCGSILATAALGAAAFIHTADTAMQFKAVIAPMLIAAVGILLSIIGIFSVRTNENATMKNLLSSLSMGTNLSSALIVVATFFILWLLQLQNWAWISCAVVIGLVVGVVIGRSTEYYTSQSYAPTRKLSESGKTGPATVIISGIGLGMLSTAIPVLAVVVGIIASYLFASGFDLSNVGMGLYGIGIAAVGMLSTLGITLATDAYGPIADNAGGNAEMSALGEEVRKRTDALDSLGNTTAATGKGFAIGSAALTGLALLASYIEEIRIGLTRLGTTELALPHGGIISTAEATFTDFMNYYNVTLMNPRVLSGMFIGSMMAFLFCGLTMNAVGRAAGHMVDEVRRQFKEIKGILTGETEPDYERCVAISTKGAQREMILPSLLAIIAPIATGLIFGVPGVLGLLVGGLSSGFVLAIFMANAGGAWDNAKKYVEEGNFGGKGGEVHKATVVGDTVGDPFKDTSGPSLNILIKLMSMVSIVMAGLTVAWSLF, encoded by the coding sequence ATGGATAGCTTACTCTTCTGGCTTATTCCTGTAGCCGCTATTGCGGCTCTTTGTTTTGCTTTCTATTTTTATAGAGAAATGATGATGGAAAGTGAGGGGACTCCTCAAATGGTGAAAATTGCTGCAGCCGTCCGAAAAGGGGCTATGTCGTATCTGAAACAACAGTATAAAGTTGTGGCATGGGTTTTCTTAGGATTGGTCATCTTATTTTCCATTATGGCATATGGCTTCGGTGTGCAAAACACTTGGGTACCGGTGGCCTTTCTTACCGGTGGTTTCTTCTCTGGTCTTTCTGGATTTTTGGGAATGAAAACGGCTACGTATGCTTCTGCTCGTACGGCTAATGCTGCCCGTACCTCTTTGAATGCGGGGTTGCGCATTGCTTTTAGAAGTGGAGCGGTAATGGGACTCGTTGTAGTTGGTTTGGGATTGTTGGACATCTCTTTTTGGTATTTGTTACTCAATTGGGCAATTCCTGCTGACGTGCTTACGCCTACTCATAAGCTTTGTCTTATTACAACTACTATGCTGACTTTTGGAATGGGAGCTAGTACACAAGCGCTTTTTGCTCGTGTTGGAGGAGGCATCTATACGAAAGCCGCTGATGTTGGTGCTGATCTTGTCGGTAAAGTGGAAGCGGGCATTCCCGAAGATGATCCTCGTAATCCGGCAACAATCGCTGATAATGTGGGTGATAATGTAGGTGATGTGGCAGGCATGGGTGCTGATCTTTATGAATCGTATTGTGGTTCTATTTTGGCTACTGCTGCTTTGGGAGCAGCGGCCTTTATACATACAGCCGATACGGCTATGCAGTTTAAGGCGGTTATTGCGCCGATGCTGATTGCAGCTGTGGGTATCTTATTATCCATCATCGGTATCTTTTCTGTGCGTACGAATGAGAATGCAACTATGAAGAATTTGCTTTCTTCGCTATCTATGGGGACCAATTTGAGTTCAGCACTTATTGTGGTTGCTACCTTCTTTATTCTTTGGTTGCTACAGCTTCAAAATTGGGCTTGGATTTCATGTGCAGTGGTGATTGGACTCGTAGTGGGTGTGGTCATCGGACGCTCCACGGAATATTATACTTCTCAGTCTTATGCCCCTACTCGGAAACTTTCTGAGAGTGGAAAAACGGGGCCTGCAACAGTGATTATTTCGGGAATTGGTCTTGGGATGCTTTCTACAGCTATACCGGTTTTGGCAGTTGTGGTGGGCATCATTGCTTCTTACCTTTTTGCGTCAGGTTTTGATCTTTCCAATGTAGGTATGGGACTCTATGGCATTGGTATTGCTGCTGTGGGAATGCTTTCTACATTAGGGATTACGCTAGCTACGGATGCTTATGGTCCGATAGCAGATAATGCTGGGGGAAATGCGGAAATGTCTGCTTTAGGTGAAGAGGTTCGCAAACGTACGGATGCGCTCGACTCACTTGGCAATACAACGGCAGCAACAGGGAAAGGGTTTGCTATTGGTTCCGCAGCTTTAACGGGACTTGCTTTACTGGCTTCGTATATAGAGGAAATTCGTATCGGATTGACTCGTTTGGGAACTACGGAGTTGGCTCTTCCTCATGGTGGAATCATTAGTACGGCTGAGGCTACTTTTACTGATTTTATGAACTATTATAATGTGACGTTAATGAATCCGAGGGTACTCTCCGGAATGTTTATTGGTTCTATGATGGCATTTCTATTCTGCGGACTGACGATGAATGCCGTGGGGCGTGCTGCAGGCCATATGGTAGATGAGGTTCGTAGGCAGTTCAAAGAGATAAAGGGAATTCTTACTGGTGAGACGGAGCCTGATTATGAACGTTGTGTGGCTATTTCTACTAAAGGGGCACAGCGTGAAATGATCTTGCCTTCATTGTTGGCTATCATAGCACCAATTGCTACCGGATTAATTTTCGGAGTCCCGGGAGTATTGGGTTTATTAGTCGGAGGGTTAAGTAGTGGCTTTGTTCTAGCTATTTTTATGGCTAATGCCGGTGGAGCTTGGGACAATGCGAAAAAGTACGTAGAGGAAGGTAACTTTGGCGGTAAGGGCGGAGAGGTTCATAAGGCGACAGTCGTGGGTGATACGGTTGGTGATCCGTTTAAGGATACGTCCGGTCCGAGTCTGAATATTCTTATTAAGCTGATGAGCATGGTCTCTATTGTGATGGCAGGGCTAACTGTAGCATGGAGCTTGTTTTGA
- a CDS encoding ribonuclease HII translates to MLLPYLHQDLIEAGCDEAGRGCLAGSVYAAAVILPKDFKNELLNDSKQLSEHRRYMLREVIEKEAIAWAIGVVSPAEIDEINILNASFLAMHRAVDQLSTMPEHLLIDGNRFKSYNTIPHTTVVKGDGKYLSIAAASVLAKTYRDDYMNALHKEFPYYDWDHNKGYPTKKHRQAIAQYGSSHYHRLSFNLLGDGQLELPFQEKVP, encoded by the coding sequence ATGTTATTACCTTACTTACATCAGGATTTGATTGAGGCAGGATGCGACGAAGCGGGTCGGGGATGCTTGGCTGGATCGGTATATGCTGCTGCTGTGATTTTGCCGAAAGATTTTAAAAACGAACTGCTCAATGATTCAAAACAATTGAGTGAACATAGACGGTACATGCTACGCGAAGTGATTGAAAAAGAGGCTATAGCATGGGCCATCGGAGTCGTTTCGCCAGCAGAAATTGATGAAATAAATATTTTGAATGCCTCTTTTCTTGCGATGCATCGAGCTGTTGATCAGTTAAGTACGATGCCGGAGCATTTGCTAATAGATGGGAATCGTTTTAAAAGTTATAATACTATTCCGCACACTACGGTGGTGAAGGGTGATGGCAAATATCTTTCTATAGCTGCTGCTTCAGTACTTGCGAAGACTTATAGGGATGACTATATGAATGCTCTACACAAAGAATTCCCTTACTATGATTGGGATCATAATAAGGGATATCCTACCAAGAAGCATCGTCAGGCGATAGCTCAATATGGTTCTTCGCATTATCATAGACTTTCTTTCAATCTACTTGGTGATGGGCAACTTGAGCTGCCTTTTCAAGAGAAAGTACCTTAG
- a CDS encoding magnesium transporter CorA family protein → MRTYLYCEAGFVEKSEWQPNGWINVESPDADDLRFLTQELKVPESFLNDIADVDERPRTETEDNWLLTILRIPMQSTQNGIPFTTIPIGIITNNELIISVCYHRTEVMPDFIYYSRRKGLNVKNKFDLILRLIYSSSVWFLKYLKQINNDVTAAEKALERSIRNEDLLQLMKLQKTLVYFNTSIRGNEVMIGKLKSIFQEPEYLDEELMEDVITELRQAYNTVNIYSDILTGTMDAFASIISNNVNTIMKRMTSLSIILMVPTLIASFYGMNVDIHLDHTPHAFALIVILSAGLSALAFVVFRKIKWF, encoded by the coding sequence ATGAGAACGTATCTTTATTGTGAAGCAGGCTTTGTAGAAAAGTCAGAATGGCAACCAAATGGCTGGATAAATGTAGAATCCCCCGATGCCGACGATTTGAGATTTCTAACTCAAGAACTTAAAGTTCCCGAATCTTTTTTAAATGATATTGCAGACGTTGATGAACGCCCACGTACAGAGACAGAAGATAATTGGCTATTGACCATTCTGCGTATACCCATGCAAAGTACTCAAAATGGAATACCTTTTACTACTATCCCCATAGGCATCATTACAAATAATGAACTCATTATCTCCGTGTGCTATCACCGTACGGAAGTTATGCCCGATTTTATCTATTACAGCCGTCGGAAAGGATTAAACGTAAAAAATAAATTCGACCTCATTCTCCGCCTCATCTACTCTTCGTCTGTATGGTTTTTGAAGTACCTAAAGCAGATAAACAATGACGTAACTGCCGCAGAGAAAGCGCTAGAACGCAGTATCCGTAATGAAGACCTGCTGCAACTGATGAAGCTACAAAAAACATTGGTATACTTCAACACCTCTATCCGTGGTAATGAAGTTATGATTGGAAAATTAAAAAGTATTTTTCAAGAACCGGAATATCTGGATGAAGAGTTAATGGAAGATGTTATAACTGAGTTGAGACAAGCGTACAATACGGTAAATATCTACAGCGACATTCTCACCGGAACAATGGATGCGTTTGCTTCCATTATCTCGAACAATGTCAATACCATCATGAAGCGCATGACCAGCCTTTCCATTATCTTAATGGTACCAACTCTTATTGCCAGCTTCTATGGAATGAATGTAGACATCCATCTTGACCATACGCCACATGCTTTCGCTCTTATCGTAATCTTATCAGCGGGACTATCCGCTCTGGCTTTTGTAGTGTTCCGAAAAATCAAATGGTTCTAA